In Anaerobacillus sp. CMMVII, a single window of DNA contains:
- a CDS encoding AAA family ATPase: MKRKTPKKVHIIGSVGSGKTTLARTLSTKMKIPFYELDNVVWIRNKSGDIRRSEKERDQYFNKIIQSETWIIEGVHHKWVSNSFREADLIIFLDIAFRKRKFRITKRYILQKLGIEKVNYKPSFKIYKKMFKWNAFFENVSKPEIINMLSEYDEKLLILKDNSELDKYL; this comes from the coding sequence ATGAAAAGAAAAACACCTAAAAAGGTACATATTATTGGTTCTGTAGGAAGTGGGAAAACAACTCTAGCGAGAACGTTGTCAACAAAGATGAAAATTCCTTTCTATGAATTAGATAACGTTGTTTGGATTAGGAACAAATCAGGGGATATACGAAGGTCTGAAAAAGAAAGAGATCAATATTTCAATAAGATCATTCAATCTGAAACTTGGATAATTGAAGGTGTCCATCATAAATGGGTGTCCAATAGTTTTCGAGAAGCGGATTTGATTATCTTTTTAGATATTGCTTTTCGGAAAAGGAAATTTAGGATAACTAAGAGATATATTTTACAAAAATTAGGGATAGAGAAGGTAAACTATAAACCAAGTTTTAAAATTTACAAAAAAATGTTTAAATGGAATGCCTTTTTTGAGAATGTTAGTAAGCCAGAAATAATAAACATGCTTTCAGAATATGATGAAAAGCTACTAATACTAAAAGATAATAGTGAGTTAGACAAGTACTTATAG
- a CDS encoding MBL fold metallo-hydrolase yields MQTLEKLSHRFWYQTPVSETDRPILGLVIGEKRSLMIDAGNSEAHANEFLKELRNHGMSIPSIVVLTHWHWDHIFGLSTLDMLSVASTQTKAEIEKLVSFEWTDAALEERVEAGVEIEFCATAIKHEFKNERNIHVKLPELTFEESMEIDLGGVTCLLQHVGGDHASDSIIVYIKEEKILFLGDAIYANLYSSKWNYTIERTLELLDTIDRIDAEIYILSHWKPLTKVEYQKEAMLLRRVAALTKQYQGNYGEIKQAYHLQVNRELTADELETIEYFVNGY; encoded by the coding sequence ATGCAGACGTTAGAAAAGTTAAGTCACCGATTTTGGTATCAAACCCCTGTATCAGAAACTGATCGCCCTATTTTAGGGCTAGTGATTGGAGAAAAAAGGTCACTCATGATCGACGCTGGAAATTCAGAAGCGCACGCGAATGAATTTCTTAAAGAACTTAGAAATCATGGAATGTCCATCCCTAGCATCGTCGTGCTGACACATTGGCATTGGGATCATATTTTTGGCTTATCTACTTTAGATATGCTATCGGTTGCTTCCACTCAAACAAAAGCTGAAATTGAAAAACTTGTTTCGTTTGAGTGGACAGATGCTGCTTTAGAAGAAAGGGTAGAGGCTGGTGTGGAGATTGAATTTTGCGCAACAGCAATTAAACATGAGTTTAAAAATGAAAGAAATATTCATGTTAAACTACCTGAGTTAACCTTTGAAGAGAGTATGGAGATTGATTTAGGTGGTGTGACGTGTTTACTTCAGCATGTAGGTGGTGATCATGCATCTGATTCCATTATTGTTTATATTAAAGAAGAAAAAATTCTCTTTTTAGGTGATGCAATATATGCTAATCTCTATTCTAGCAAATGGAACTATACGATAGAGCGAACGTTGGAATTATTAGATACCATTGACCGAATTGATGCAGAAATTTATATATTATCGCATTGGAAACCATTGACGAAAGTTGAGTACCAGAAAGAAGCAATGCTCTTAAGGCGTGTAGCTGCCTTGACTAAACAGTACCAAGGAAATTATGGTGAGATAAAGCAGGCATATCATCTTCAAGTAAATCGAGAGTTAACTGCCGATGAGTTGGAAACGATTGAGTACTTTGTGAATGGGTATTAA
- a CDS encoding GNAT family N-acetyltransferase has product MFIIAKLQPTETSRLFLRELIENDLDDIYALKSNPEVVFYLTWGPSNKEQKLTSLKKQIAFQSEENRKIYVLAVGLKSTNKVIGNALLLIKDDDSETAEIGYFLHPDYWHTGYGKEVVEALLMIGFRTFELHRLFARCDVENAGSVNLLKKVGFRLEGHFLKDLKVKGDWRNNYLFALLKEEYSVRKHPKRA; this is encoded by the coding sequence GTGTTTATTATCGCTAAACTACAACCAACCGAAACTAGCAGGTTGTTCCTGCGCGAGTTAATTGAAAATGATTTAGATGATATTTATGCATTAAAATCAAATCCTGAAGTTGTATTCTATCTAACCTGGGGACCATCTAATAAAGAACAAAAATTAACCAGCCTTAAGAAACAAATTGCTTTTCAAAGTGAGGAAAATCGCAAAATCTATGTGTTAGCAGTGGGGCTAAAGTCAACTAATAAAGTAATTGGCAATGCTTTACTACTGATAAAAGATGACGATTCTGAAACAGCAGAAATCGGCTACTTCCTTCATCCTGATTATTGGCATACAGGGTATGGCAAAGAAGTTGTTGAAGCATTGCTTATGATAGGATTTCGAACTTTTGAGTTACACCGCCTGTTCGCAAGATGCGATGTTGAAAATGCTGGCTCAGTTAACCTTCTCAAAAAGGTTGGTTTTCGCTTAGAAGGACATTTCTTGAAAGATTTAAAGGTAAAAGGCGACTGGCGCAATAATTACCTGTTTGCATTATTGAAAGAAGAGTATAGTGTGAGAAAGCACCCCAAAAGAGCCTGA
- a CDS encoding polysaccharide deacetylase family protein: protein MQIRKPTYAQKIVVIFLLSLITLSSPVYANESQLPEAPIFIDGQAITTKYIMRNGHLLVPAIFLKHTGTYVDWNEQYRSVVFRVNNTMFALPVGKNYSDDFVNGLWQRSALPTETLEFNGEPFVPLVSVARKLGMGVRYDPVLNRTFITSTITIKSNTIMKANTDVKLVALTFDDGPESHYTPQILDILKAKGVPATFFVMGKQIEAFPDQMKRMVNEGHGIANHTWNHPNLRRVWTAKVRDEILSTQMQMEKVVGRKPDLFRPPFGAITKADVAVLNELGLRNIMWSVDTLDWSGLSGDEILKIVERDITPGGIILQHNFQSHERLLDGTIEALPKIIDELRARGYKFVTVQTLLANN, encoded by the coding sequence ATGCAAATACGGAAACCTACATATGCTCAAAAAATAGTTGTAATCTTTCTCCTTAGCCTAATAACTCTATCAAGCCCTGTTTACGCTAATGAGTCTCAACTTCCTGAGGCGCCAATTTTTATTGACGGTCAAGCAATCACAACAAAATATATCATGAGAAATGGACATTTACTTGTCCCGGCAATTTTTCTTAAACACACGGGTACCTATGTTGATTGGAACGAACAGTACCGCTCGGTTGTATTTAGAGTAAATAATACGATGTTTGCTTTACCTGTTGGAAAAAACTACTCCGATGACTTTGTAAATGGGCTTTGGCAACGAAGTGCCCTACCTACGGAAACGCTTGAATTTAACGGTGAGCCTTTCGTGCCGCTAGTCAGTGTAGCTAGAAAACTCGGGATGGGAGTTCGGTACGATCCTGTACTAAACCGAACATTTATTACAAGCACTATCACCATAAAATCAAATACTATTATGAAGGCCAACACAGATGTGAAGTTAGTAGCCTTAACATTTGATGATGGACCAGAAAGCCACTACACTCCACAAATCCTTGATATTTTAAAGGCAAAAGGAGTTCCAGCAACATTTTTTGTCATGGGAAAGCAAATTGAAGCATTTCCAGATCAAATGAAACGAATGGTTAACGAAGGGCATGGCATTGCCAACCATACTTGGAACCATCCCAATTTAAGAAGAGTTTGGACTGCCAAGGTCAGAGATGAGATTCTCTCCACACAAATGCAAATGGAAAAAGTCGTTGGTCGAAAACCCGATCTATTTCGTCCACCATTTGGAGCCATTACTAAGGCTGATGTGGCTGTATTAAATGAGCTAGGACTAAGGAATATTATGTGGAGTGTTGACACACTTGATTGGAGCGGTTTAAGTGGAGATGAAATTTTAAAAATTGTGGAACGTGATATTACTCCAGGTGGAATTATCCTGCAACATAATTTTCAATCACATGAACGCCTATTAGACGGAACGATTGAAGCTCTACCTAAAATTATCGATGAACTACGAGCAAGAGGGTATAAGTTTGTTACCGTGCAGACACTTTTAGCTAATAATTAG
- a CDS encoding DsbA family oxidoreductase, protein MGKRRLEDALKQIDYPIEVKYRCFELDPNVERDVPYNIYEKLSQKYGMSLEQAKNNCQNMEQMAKDVGLDFQLNTMILTNTFDAHRLVMFANNQGIMHEMTDRLLRAYYTESKHIGDHSTLIELAVDVGLNSEAVATMLVGTEMGDLVRRDEQEASEYGIRSIPYFLINKKYAITGAQPTETFVQSLKQIIEQDGLQITSDGVVCDENGCELPKK, encoded by the coding sequence ATTGGCAAGAGGCGTCTGGAGGACGCCCTGAAACAGATTGATTATCCGATTGAAGTAAAGTATCGTTGTTTTGAATTAGATCCAAATGTGGAACGAGATGTTCCCTATAATATTTATGAAAAGTTGTCCCAAAAGTATGGCATGAGTTTAGAACAAGCAAAAAACAACTGCCAAAACATGGAGCAAATGGCCAAGGATGTTGGATTAGATTTTCAGCTTAATACAATGATTTTAACAAATACGTTTGATGCTCATCGCTTGGTGATGTTTGCGAATAATCAAGGGATAATGCATGAAATGACTGATCGGCTATTACGTGCGTATTACACAGAATCAAAGCATATCGGAGATCACTCAACCTTAATTGAGTTAGCTGTAGACGTTGGTTTAAATTCTGAAGCAGTGGCTACGATGCTAGTGGGCACTGAGATGGGTGATCTAGTTCGACGCGACGAACAGGAAGCTAGTGAATATGGCATTCGAAGCATACCTTATTTCCTCATTAATAAAAAATATGCGATTACCGGCGCTCAACCAACAGAAACGTTCGTGCAATCTTTAAAGCAAATAATCGAGCAAGACGGATTGCAGATTACATCCGATGGTGTTGTATGTGACGAAAATGGTTGCGAACTTCCGAAGAAATAG
- a CDS encoding DUF2179 domain-containing protein, with the protein MLEFILNNAVGMITIILAINIVYVTLFTIRMIFTLKGQRYFAALTSIVEVIIYIIGLGLVLDNLDRIENLIAYAIGYSIGVLVGMKIEEKLALGYITVNVITKEYEPDIPNALRDKGFGVTNWVAHGREGERLMMEILTSRKSEKALYKIIKDLDPKAFIISHEPKTFYGGFWVKGIRR; encoded by the coding sequence ATGTTAGAATTTATTCTAAACAATGCTGTTGGAATGATTACGATCATATTGGCGATTAATATTGTTTATGTGACTTTGTTTACGATCAGGATGATTTTCACATTAAAAGGTCAACGTTATTTTGCGGCTTTAACTAGCATAGTCGAGGTTATCATTTATATTATTGGTTTAGGTCTAGTTTTAGATAATTTAGATCGCATTGAAAATTTAATCGCGTATGCAATTGGTTATTCAATTGGTGTACTAGTAGGGATGAAAATTGAAGAGAAGTTAGCTTTGGGGTATATTACCGTAAATGTAATTACCAAAGAATATGAACCAGATATCCCCAATGCCCTAAGGGATAAAGGGTTTGGTGTTACGAATTGGGTCGCTCATGGACGTGAAGGTGAGCGTTTAATGATGGAGATTCTAACTTCGAGAAAATCAGAAAAAGCTCTATATAAAATCATAAAAGATTTAGATCCTAAAGCATTCATTATCTCCCATGAACCTAAGACTTTTTATGGCGGTTTCTGGGTAAAAGGAATTCGGAGGTAA
- a CDS encoding NETI motif-containing protein, translating into MEKKLKKKKFAVEDGESISQCLDRMAQEGYTPTRRMEEPVFHEIKKNGKLETEVKAQKIVFEGKLID; encoded by the coding sequence GTGGAAAAAAAGTTAAAAAAGAAGAAGTTTGCTGTTGAAGATGGCGAGTCAATTTCCCAATGTTTAGATCGTATGGCCCAAGAAGGCTATACACCAACAAGACGTATGGAAGAGCCTGTATTTCATGAAATAAAAAAGAATGGCAAGCTTGAAACAGAGGTAAAAGCACAGAAAATCGTTTTTGAAGGCAAATTAATCGATTAA
- the purE gene encoding 5-(carboxyamino)imidazole ribonucleotide mutase, with protein sequence MSKPLVGVIMGSTSDWETMSHACRILDELNVPYEKRVVSAHRTPDLMFSYAETAVERGLKVIIAGAGGAAHLPGMVAAKTILPVIGVPVQSKALNGLDSLLSIVQMPGGIPVATVAIGKAGAENAGLLAAQMLATQDNTIALAVMQRRTEITKRVLETSEEL encoded by the coding sequence ATGTCGAAGCCATTAGTTGGTGTCATTATGGGAAGTACTTCGGATTGGGAAACAATGAGTCATGCATGTCGCATTTTAGATGAGTTGAATGTTCCTTATGAAAAACGAGTAGTATCTGCACATCGTACACCTGATTTAATGTTTAGCTATGCTGAAACTGCGGTGGAGCGTGGCTTGAAAGTCATTATTGCAGGAGCAGGTGGAGCGGCACACTTACCAGGAATGGTAGCGGCGAAAACAATCTTACCTGTCATCGGTGTTCCAGTTCAGTCAAAAGCACTTAACGGTCTTGACTCACTTCTATCAATTGTGCAAATGCCTGGGGGGATTCCAGTCGCAACTGTAGCCATCGGCAAAGCAGGCGCAGAAAATGCCGGACTCCTAGCAGCGCAAATGTTGGCAACTCAAGACAATACCATTGCTCTTGCGGTTATGCAAAGAAGGACGGAAATCACAAAACGAGTCTTAGAAACGAGTGAAGAGCTGTGA
- the purK gene encoding 5-(carboxyamino)imidazole ribonucleotide synthase: MILPGNTIGILGGGQLGRMMALSAREMGFGIAVLDPTEQSPCGQVADVEIIAAYDDLEGANRLLDNCAVLTYEFENIDSKTATWLEQNGNLPQGSELLAITQHRGKEKQTIETFGVKVAPYHLVNSIEDLEVAVNKLGLPAVLKTCMGGYDGKGQVVIKSLSEVEKGYLELATKGELVLEKWITFEKELSVIVTRNASGEAKTFPLAENIHEDNILHMSIVPARVDQEIVAKAEAVALRLASSFELVGTLAVEMFLTRDGQIYVNELAPRPHNSGHYTINACETSQFDQHIRAVCNWPLGCTDLLKPAVMVNILGEHLSKVLENIHQLSHCHLHLYGKAEAKKGRKMGHLTVLGNTVEEALTFVESLQIWNEEKMEVNK, encoded by the coding sequence ATGATCTTACCTGGAAATACGATCGGAATTTTAGGCGGGGGGCAGCTTGGGAGAATGATGGCTCTTTCCGCTCGGGAGATGGGATTTGGAATTGCTGTGTTAGATCCAACAGAGCAATCACCATGTGGGCAAGTCGCAGACGTTGAAATCATTGCGGCCTATGATGATCTTGAGGGGGCAAACCGTCTTTTAGACAATTGTGCAGTGCTAACCTATGAATTCGAAAATATTGATAGCAAGACAGCTACATGGCTTGAACAAAATGGAAACTTACCTCAAGGTAGTGAACTATTAGCGATCACTCAGCATCGTGGTAAGGAAAAGCAGACCATTGAAACGTTTGGCGTAAAGGTAGCGCCATACCATCTAGTAAATTCAATCGAGGACTTAGAAGTTGCGGTGAACAAATTAGGCTTACCTGCGGTCTTGAAAACTTGTATGGGTGGCTATGATGGAAAAGGTCAGGTAGTCATCAAGAGTTTATCTGAGGTAGAAAAAGGTTATCTGGAGCTAGCTACTAAAGGAGAATTAGTGCTAGAAAAATGGATTACCTTTGAAAAAGAGTTATCAGTGATCGTCACGAGAAATGCTAGCGGAGAAGCGAAAACATTTCCTTTAGCAGAAAACATTCATGAAGATAACATTTTACATATGTCGATAGTTCCGGCAAGAGTTGATCAGGAAATTGTCGCTAAAGCAGAAGCGGTTGCTCTTCGTTTAGCAAGTTCCTTCGAATTAGTCGGAACCCTAGCCGTGGAAATGTTTTTAACGAGAGATGGCCAGATCTATGTAAACGAACTAGCGCCAAGACCACATAATTCTGGTCATTATACGATCAATGCATGTGAAACATCGCAATTTGATCAACATATCCGAGCTGTTTGTAACTGGCCGCTTGGATGTACAGATTTACTAAAGCCTGCTGTAATGGTTAATATATTAGGTGAACACTTATCGAAGGTGCTAGAAAATATTCACCAGCTTTCTCACTGCCACTTGCATTTGTACGGAAAAGCAGAAGCAAAAAAAGGAAGAAAGATGGGCCATTTAACGGTATTAGGTAACACTGTTGAAGAAGCACTAACATTCGTGGAATCATTGCAAATTTGGAACGAGGAAAAAATGGAGGTAAACAAATGA
- the purB gene encoding adenylosuccinate lyase codes for MIERYTRPEMGAIWTEENRFKAWLEVEIVACEAWAELGDIPKEDVKKIRENASFNIERILEIEAETRHDVVAFTRAVSETLGEERKWVHYGLTSTDVVDTALSYLLKQANEILEKDIQNFIEILKNKAVEHKDTVMMGRTHGVHAEPTTFGLKLALWYEEMKRNLERFKQAADTVRVGKISGAVGTYANIDPFVEQYVCENLGLERASISTQTLQRDRHAHYIATLALIGASIEKMATEIRGLQKSETREVEEFFAKGQKGSSAMPHKRNPIGSENMTGLARVLRGHMVTAYENVALWHERDISHSSAERIIIPDATIALNYMLNRFGNIVKNLTVFPENMKRNMTRTYGLIYSQRVLLSLIDKGMVREEAYDLVQPKAMEAWERGVQFRELVEADAQITSLLSSEEINDCFDYNHHLKHVNTIFERLELI; via the coding sequence ATGATTGAACGTTACACAAGGCCGGAAATGGGCGCAATTTGGACAGAGGAAAATCGCTTTAAAGCGTGGTTAGAAGTGGAGATTGTCGCTTGTGAAGCCTGGGCTGAGCTCGGTGATATTCCTAAGGAAGATGTGAAAAAAATAAGAGAAAATGCTTCCTTTAACATTGAACGCATTTTAGAAATTGAAGCAGAAACAAGACATGACGTTGTTGCTTTTACAAGAGCCGTTTCAGAAACACTTGGTGAGGAAAGGAAATGGGTTCACTATGGATTAACATCAACAGATGTCGTAGATACAGCTCTTTCATACTTATTAAAGCAAGCGAATGAGATTTTAGAAAAAGACATTCAAAATTTTATTGAAATCTTAAAAAATAAAGCTGTTGAACATAAAGATACAGTAATGATGGGACGTACTCACGGTGTTCATGCAGAGCCAACAACATTTGGTTTAAAGCTAGCATTATGGTATGAGGAAATGAAGCGTAACCTCGAAAGATTTAAACAAGCAGCGGATACTGTAAGAGTTGGAAAAATTTCCGGGGCGGTTGGAACATATGCAAATATTGATCCATTCGTAGAACAATACGTTTGTGAAAATCTAGGCTTAGAACGAGCGTCGATTTCAACACAAACACTACAACGTGATCGTCATGCTCACTACATTGCGACATTAGCGTTAATCGGTGCTTCAATCGAAAAAATGGCCACTGAAATTCGCGGTCTTCAAAAAAGTGAAACTCGGGAAGTTGAAGAATTTTTTGCAAAAGGGCAAAAGGGATCTTCAGCAATGCCGCATAAGCGTAATCCAATTGGCTCTGAAAATATGACGGGGCTTGCCCGTGTACTTCGAGGTCATATGGTTACAGCTTACGAGAATGTAGCGTTATGGCATGAAAGAGATATTTCTCACTCGTCTGCTGAAAGAATTATCATTCCTGACGCAACGATTGCGTTAAACTACATGCTCAACCGCTTCGGTAATATCGTCAAAAACTTAACGGTATTCCCTGAAAATATGAAACGCAACATGACAAGAACGTATGGTTTAATTTATTCGCAACGCGTGTTGTTATCATTAATCGACAAAGGCATGGTTCGTGAAGAAGCGTATGACCTTGTACAGCCAAAGGCAATGGAAGCTTGGGAACGTGGCGTGCAGTTCCGCGAGCTAGTAGAAGCGGATGCCCAAATCACATCACTTCTTAGTTCAGAAGAAATTAACGATTGCTTTGATTACAACCATCATTTAAAACACGTCAATACCATTTTTGAAAGACTTGAACTAATATAA
- the purC gene encoding phosphoribosylaminoimidazolesuccinocarboxamide synthase gives MEKNQLLYEGKAKKIYGTENPEVLWVEYKDEATAFNGEKKDTIAGKSRLNNLISTQIFEALKEAGVNNHFLEKLSDTEQLVRKVTIIPLEVVVRNVTAGSLANRLGLEEGIQLEEAIIELYFKDDALGDPLINDDHIRFLKIATPDQLKEIRGIALRVNQFLQKLFKEVNVRLVDFKLEFGVTNEGEILLADEISPDTCRLWDMDTNEKFDKDLFRRNLGSLTEGYEEILTRLGGSSSCSK, from the coding sequence GTGGAAAAGAACCAGCTTTTATACGAGGGTAAGGCTAAGAAGATTTATGGAACTGAAAATCCAGAAGTTTTGTGGGTAGAGTACAAAGATGAGGCTACAGCTTTTAATGGCGAAAAGAAAGACACAATTGCGGGTAAATCTAGACTAAATAACTTAATTAGTACGCAAATTTTTGAAGCATTAAAAGAAGCTGGAGTTAACAATCACTTTCTTGAAAAGCTTTCGGATACAGAGCAGCTCGTTCGAAAGGTAACGATCATTCCTCTAGAGGTAGTAGTTCGTAATGTAACGGCTGGGAGCTTAGCCAATCGACTTGGGTTGGAAGAAGGAATTCAGCTTGAAGAAGCCATTATTGAATTATATTTTAAAGATGATGCCCTTGGAGATCCGTTAATTAATGATGACCACATTCGCTTTTTAAAGATTGCCACACCTGATCAATTAAAAGAAATACGCGGTATTGCCCTCCGTGTTAATCAATTTTTACAAAAGCTATTTAAAGAAGTAAATGTTAGATTAGTAGATTTTAAGCTTGAGTTTGGTGTAACAAATGAAGGCGAAATCCTGCTAGCAGATGAGATTTCCCCAGACACTTGTAGACTTTGGGATATGGATACAAACGAAAAGTTTGATAAAGATTTATTCCGTCGTAATCTTGGTAGTTTAACAGAAGGATATGAAGAAATTTTAACTAGACTAGGAGGATCATCATCATGTTCAAAGTAA
- the purS gene encoding phosphoribosylformylglycinamidine synthase subunit PurS — protein MFKVKVYITLRESVLDPQGSAVRSSLHALTYNEVQEVRIGKYMELTLAKNEKDVDARVKEMCEKLLANTVIEDYRYEIEEVVPS, from the coding sequence ATGTTCAAAGTAAAGGTATATATCACTTTAAGAGAAAGCGTCTTAGACCCACAAGGAAGTGCAGTTCGTTCTTCGCTTCATGCGTTAACATATAACGAGGTACAAGAAGTACGTATCGGTAAATATATGGAATTAACGTTAGCGAAAAATGAAAAAGATGTTGATGCTCGTGTAAAAGAGATGTGTGAGAAGCTATTAGCAAATACAGTTATTGAAGATTACCGCTATGAAATCGAGGAGGTAGTTCCTTCATGA
- the purQ gene encoding phosphoribosylformylglycinamidine synthase subunit PurQ yields MRFACIVFPGSNCDVDMYHAIRDELGEEVEYVWHTETDLDRFDGILLPGGFSYGDYLRCGAIARFSNVMEAVKRAAQAGKPVLGVCNGFQVLLEAGLLPGAMRRNENLKFICRPVTLVVENNQTIFTTGYDENQEITIPVAHGEGNYYCDEETLKELVANQQIVFKYKNNPNGSISDIAGITNAEGNVLGMMPHPERAVDELLGSKDGLMLFKSILRNWREAHVLTT; encoded by the coding sequence ATGAGATTTGCTTGTATCGTCTTTCCAGGATCCAATTGTGATGTAGATATGTACCATGCGATTCGTGATGAGCTTGGAGAAGAAGTTGAATACGTTTGGCATACTGAAACGGATTTAGACCGTTTTGATGGAATTCTATTACCAGGGGGCTTCTCTTACGGAGACTACCTTCGCTGTGGTGCGATTGCTAGATTTTCGAATGTGATGGAAGCTGTTAAGAGGGCTGCTCAAGCAGGAAAACCAGTTCTTGGCGTTTGTAATGGATTTCAAGTTCTTCTCGAAGCAGGACTGCTACCAGGCGCAATGCGTCGAAATGAAAACCTAAAGTTTATTTGCCGGCCAGTAACACTTGTTGTTGAAAACAATCAGACGATATTTACAACAGGATACGATGAAAACCAAGAGATAACGATTCCTGTTGCGCACGGAGAAGGCAACTATTATTGTGATGAAGAAACTTTAAAGGAACTCGTAGCAAATCAGCAAATTGTCTTTAAATATAAGAATAATCCAAATGGGTCAATTAGTGACATAGCGGGAATTACCAATGCAGAAGGTAATGTTCTCGGAATGATGCCTCATCCTGAACGTGCCGTTGATGAACTACTAGGCAGTAAAGATGGATTAATGTTGTTTAAGTCAATTTTACGTAACTGGAGGGAAGCACATGTCCTTACTACTTAA